A single window of Nicotiana sylvestris chromosome 3, ASM39365v2, whole genome shotgun sequence DNA harbors:
- the LOC138887057 gene encoding uncharacterized protein — translation MRGCVNESLEVCRQVLESKCFNLSRTKTEYLECKLSDVSGEADREVRIDSQVIPKRESFKYLGSIIQRYGEIDGDVMYRIGVGWMKWRLTSGVLCDKKVPLKLKGKFYRAVIRPAMLYGDECWSVKNSHIQKMKVAKMRMLRWMCGHTMLDKIRNEEGGCGSHGRQDMATASSSNFSSSSSFSASEEVLEDIAWKIKMGSPRKWFLQIFLLRMYL, via the exons ATGAGAGGCTGCGTTAATGAAAGTTTGGAGGTATGTAGGCAGGTCCTGGAGTCTAAATGTTTCAATTTGAGTAGGACCAAGACGGAATATTTGGAGTGCAAGCTCAGCGATGTGTCGGGGGAAGCGGACAGGGAGGTGAGGATTGACtcgcaagtcatccctaagagagaGAGTTTCAAGTACCTAGGGTCTATTATCCAAAGATATGGGGAGATCGACGGGGATGTTATGTACCGTATTGGGgtgggatggatgaaatggaggttaacgtctggagtcctgtgtgacaagaaggtgccactgaaacttaaaggtaagttctatagagcggtGATTAGACCGGCCATGCTGTATGGGGATGAGTGTTGGTCAGTCAAGAAttctcatatccagaagatgaaagtagccaaaatgaggatgttgagatggatgtgcgggcacactatgctggataagattaggaatgaagaaggtgggtgtggctccCATGGACGACAAGATATG GCTACAGCCTCTTCCTcaaatttctcttcttcttcatcgtTTTCTGCTTCGGAGGAGGTTCTCGAAGACATCGCTTGGAAGATCAAAATGGGGTCCCCAAGGAAATGGTTCTTGCAAATATTTCTTCTGAGGATGTACCTCTGA